In the genome of Kitasatospora cathayae, one region contains:
- a CDS encoding ABC transporter ATP-binding protein, protein MNPPHPPRPGNPVNPSGPTGAPLIAVTTEATTGPALDARLRVDRAAFALDLALTAAPGEVVALLGPNGAGKSTALRALAGLLPLTDGHLRLDGRVLEDPAQRLHTPAEQRPVGVVFQDYLLFPHLSALDNVAFGPRCQGCPKREARAEAAAWLERMGLAEHAAVRPGRLSGGQAQRVALARALAVRPRLLLLDEPLAALDVRTRLDVRAQLRRHLADFEAVAVLVTHDPLDAMVLADRLVVIEDGHEVQSGSPAEVARRPRTDYIARLVGLNLYRGRAEGTRVTLPDGTVLTTAEELSGPAFVAFPPSAVTLYRERPQSSARNLWQAEVTGLDLHGDQVRAELSGPLPMAADLTQAAVAELGLAPGTAVWASVKATQTHAYPA, encoded by the coding sequence ATGAACCCCCCGCACCCCCCGCGCCCCGGGAACCCCGTGAACCCCTCGGGCCCCACCGGTGCCCCGCTCATCGCAGTCACCACCGAGGCCACCACCGGCCCCGCCCTCGACGCCCGCCTGCGGGTCGACCGCGCCGCCTTCGCCCTCGACCTCGCGCTCACCGCCGCCCCCGGCGAGGTGGTCGCGCTGCTCGGCCCGAACGGCGCCGGCAAGTCCACCGCCCTGCGAGCCCTGGCCGGCCTGCTCCCGCTCACCGACGGCCACCTGCGCCTGGACGGCCGCGTCCTGGAGGACCCGGCCCAGCGCCTGCACACCCCCGCCGAACAGCGGCCGGTCGGCGTGGTGTTCCAGGACTACCTGCTCTTCCCGCACCTCAGCGCGCTCGACAACGTCGCCTTCGGCCCGCGCTGCCAGGGCTGCCCCAAGCGCGAGGCCAGGGCCGAGGCGGCGGCGTGGCTGGAGCGGATGGGCCTGGCCGAGCACGCCGCGGTGCGCCCCGGCCGGCTCTCCGGCGGCCAGGCCCAGCGGGTGGCGCTCGCCCGGGCCCTGGCCGTCCGCCCCCGGCTGCTCCTGCTGGACGAGCCGCTGGCCGCCCTGGACGTCCGCACCCGGCTCGACGTACGGGCCCAACTGCGGCGCCACCTGGCCGACTTCGAGGCCGTGGCGGTACTGGTGACGCACGACCCGCTGGACGCGATGGTGCTGGCCGACCGGCTGGTGGTGATCGAGGACGGCCACGAGGTGCAGTCCGGGAGCCCGGCGGAGGTCGCCCGCCGGCCGCGCACCGACTACATCGCCCGCCTGGTCGGCCTCAACCTGTACCGGGGCCGGGCCGAGGGCACCCGGGTCACCCTCCCGGACGGGACCGTCCTGACCACCGCCGAGGAGCTGTCCGGACCGGCGTTCGTGGCCTTCCCGCCCTCCGCCGTCACCCTGTACCGGGAGCGACCGCAGTCCAGCGCCCGCAACCTGTGGCAGGCCGAGGTCACCGGCCTGGACCTGCACGGCGACCAGGTGCGCGCCGAACTCTCCGGCCCCCTGCCGATGGCCGCCGACCTCACCCAGGCCGCCGTCGCCGAACTGGGGCTGGCACCGGGCACGGCGGTCTGGGCCTCGGTCAAGGCCACCCAGACCCACGCCTACCCGGCCTGA
- a CDS encoding response regulator produces MRAVLEAQGDLRVVGEAADGAEAVVLARALRPHVVLMDVRMPVLDGLAATRELLRPGAPGERTPRILVVTTFENDDYVYQALRAGADGFLLKRSRPAEIAHAVRLAAAGESLLFPAAIRRLAAGQGNPAARAAMDRAALTGREAEVLRLMARGLSNGEIAERLVLGVQTVKTHVSSVLAKLGARDRTQAVIAAYESGFVEPSE; encoded by the coding sequence ATGCGGGCCGTGCTGGAGGCCCAGGGCGACCTGCGGGTGGTCGGCGAGGCGGCCGACGGCGCGGAGGCGGTGGTGCTGGCCCGCGCGCTGCGCCCGCACGTGGTGCTGATGGACGTCCGGATGCCCGTACTGGACGGTCTGGCCGCCACCCGCGAACTGCTGCGCCCCGGCGCGCCGGGGGAGCGGACGCCGCGGATCCTGGTCGTCACCACCTTCGAGAACGACGACTACGTCTACCAGGCGCTGCGCGCGGGCGCCGATGGCTTCCTGCTCAAGCGCTCCCGCCCGGCGGAGATCGCCCACGCCGTACGGCTGGCGGCGGCCGGAGAGTCGCTGCTGTTTCCGGCCGCGATCCGCCGCCTGGCCGCCGGGCAGGGCAACCCCGCCGCCCGTGCGGCCATGGACCGGGCGGCACTGACCGGGCGGGAGGCCGAGGTGCTGCGGCTGATGGCGCGCGGGCTGAGCAACGGGGAGATCGCCGAGCGGCTGGTCCTCGGGGTGCAGACGGTGAAGACACACGTCAGCAGCGTGCTGGCGAAGCTCGGCGCCCGGGACCGGACCCAGGCGGTGATCGCCGCGTACGAGTCGGGCTTCGTCGAGCCCTCGGAGTAG
- a CDS encoding sensor histidine kinase, with amino-acid sequence MTRILAPLVAGASYARLLHLLVGWIFAGVILMIYPGTYQKSLGAILVTAVSLDVVVLALVALVPAARRAEGVQARLLLVPDREEDVGVESSRTWADRRRTAGWLIGRVVLGSAVGFSTVFGLAPIFDLLTGPRAFWYLPLAPVLAVGFGWLVVWAGRLQLAMAVRLLGPSPAERLAEAELRAERLLERNRLARELHDSIGHALTVTVLQAGAAREVGDPAFAAKALEVIEETGRQAMEDLERTLVLLRETPAGGAARNAVATEQPGIDQLPALFDTARAAGSPVEASIEVPAGVLPGVLSRESYRIVQEGVTNALKYAPGQPVEVQVAVRDGQLELRCANRLVAAPGRGGGSRKGGKGLRGIRERAVLLGGAASAGPADRLGPPAEGTGEWVLDVRLPLRLGS; translated from the coding sequence GTGACCAGGATCCTCGCCCCGCTGGTCGCCGGTGCCAGTTACGCCCGGCTGCTGCACCTGCTGGTCGGGTGGATCTTCGCGGGCGTCATCCTGATGATCTACCCGGGGACGTACCAGAAGAGCCTCGGCGCGATCCTGGTGACGGCAGTCTCGCTGGACGTCGTCGTGCTCGCGCTGGTCGCGCTCGTCCCGGCGGCGCGCCGGGCCGAGGGTGTGCAGGCGCGGCTGCTGCTGGTGCCCGACCGCGAGGAGGACGTCGGCGTCGAGTCCTCCCGCACCTGGGCCGACCGGCGGCGCACGGCGGGCTGGTTGATCGGGCGGGTGGTGCTCGGTTCCGCGGTCGGCTTCTCGACGGTGTTCGGCCTCGCCCCGATCTTCGACCTGCTGACCGGTCCGCGTGCCTTCTGGTACCTCCCGCTCGCCCCTGTGCTGGCGGTCGGCTTCGGCTGGCTGGTGGTCTGGGCGGGCCGCCTCCAACTCGCCATGGCCGTACGGCTGCTGGGGCCGTCCCCGGCGGAACGGCTGGCGGAGGCCGAGCTGCGGGCCGAACGGCTCCTGGAGCGCAACCGGTTGGCCCGCGAGCTGCACGACTCCATCGGCCACGCGCTGACGGTGACTGTCCTTCAGGCGGGCGCGGCGCGCGAGGTCGGTGACCCGGCCTTCGCCGCCAAGGCGCTCGAGGTCATCGAGGAGACCGGGCGGCAGGCGATGGAGGACCTCGAACGCACTCTGGTCCTGCTGCGCGAGACCCCGGCGGGCGGCGCCGCGCGCAACGCGGTGGCCACCGAGCAGCCCGGCATCGACCAGCTGCCCGCGCTGTTCGACACCGCCCGCGCGGCCGGCAGCCCGGTCGAGGCGAGCATCGAGGTGCCGGCCGGGGTGCTGCCCGGGGTGCTCTCGCGCGAGTCCTACCGGATCGTCCAGGAAGGCGTCACCAACGCGCTCAAGTACGCGCCCGGTCAGCCGGTCGAGGTCCAGGTCGCCGTCCGGGACGGGCAGTTGGAGCTGCGCTGCGCCAACCGCCTGGTGGCGGCACCGGGTCGGGGCGGCGGCTCGCGCAAGGGCGGCAAGGGGCTGCGCGGCATCCGCGAGCGCGCCGTGCTGCTCGGCGGAGCGGCCTCGGCCGGGCCGGCCGACCGCCTCGGGCCGCCCGCCGAGGGGACCGGGGAGTGGGTGCTCGACGTCCGGCTGCCCCTACGCTTGGGCTCGTGA
- a CDS encoding ATP-binding cassette domain-containing protein, with translation MIEIQGLTKEYDGRRVVDDLSFEVRPGVVTGFLGPNGAGKSTTMRLVLGLDRPTAGRALVGGRPYAELAEPLRQVGALLDAQALHGGRTAQGHLRWLAASNGLPERRVGEVLAQVGMAEAAGRRIRGFSLGMRQRLGVAAALLGDPPVLLLDEPVNGLDPEGIRWIRTLLRELAAEGRAVLVSSHLMTEMALTADHLVVIGRGRLLADAATSAFIDRHGRTRIRVRAVDATKLAALLGGPGHGLDAVEVDGGAWEVTGAEPERIAALAAEHGVVLYEIAVRQDSLEEAFMRMTADSVEYRAEAAA, from the coding sequence GTGATCGAGATCCAGGGCCTGACCAAGGAGTACGACGGCCGGCGGGTCGTCGACGACCTGTCGTTCGAGGTCCGGCCCGGCGTGGTGACCGGCTTCCTGGGCCCGAACGGCGCCGGGAAGAGCACCACCATGCGGCTGGTCCTCGGCCTGGACCGCCCCACCGCCGGGCGCGCCCTGGTCGGCGGCCGCCCGTACGCCGAACTCGCCGAGCCGCTCCGGCAGGTGGGCGCACTGCTGGACGCCCAGGCGCTGCACGGCGGACGGACGGCACAGGGCCATCTGCGCTGGCTCGCCGCGAGCAATGGCCTGCCGGAGCGACGGGTCGGCGAGGTGCTCGCCCAGGTCGGGATGGCGGAGGCCGCCGGGCGGCGGATCCGGGGTTTCTCGCTCGGGATGCGCCAGCGCCTCGGAGTGGCAGCCGCACTGCTCGGCGACCCGCCGGTGCTGCTGCTGGACGAACCGGTCAACGGCCTGGACCCGGAGGGCATCCGCTGGATCCGCACCCTGCTGCGCGAACTGGCCGCGGAGGGACGGGCGGTGCTGGTCTCCTCCCACCTGATGACCGAAATGGCCCTCACCGCCGACCACTTGGTGGTGATCGGCCGCGGCCGGCTGCTCGCGGACGCCGCCACCTCGGCGTTCATCGACCGCCACGGCCGCACCAGGATCCGGGTCCGGGCGGTGGACGCCACCAAGTTGGCCGCGCTGCTCGGCGGGCCCGGTCACGGTCTCGACGCGGTCGAAGTCGACGGCGGCGCCTGGGAGGTGACCGGCGCCGAACCCGAGCGCATCGCCGCCCTGGCCGCCGAGCACGGCGTGGTGCTGTACGAGATCGCGGTCCGACAGGACTCGCTGGAGGAGGCGTTCATGCGGATGACCGCGGACAGCGTCGAGTACCGCGCGGAGGCCGCCGCGTGA
- a CDS encoding aminoacyl-tRNA hydrolase: MTSPFDAPALVATPDDVSDVADVSDPAERDALPQYVLPLVVRLERATPPGRTDALETSARAVLTLLADPRVTEVDGEWAARVAAWEDARIRKVVRRARGGEWRRAQELPGITVRGQEAEVRVFPPIPLDGWPKELAKLQVSGTDLEEAAEVGAPDPELPVLWLNPELEMSAGKTMAQTGHAAQLAWWRLDAAQRKEWAESGFALAVRTAAPQAWEELVRSGLPVVQDAGFTEIAPGSCTVIAEHPALR, from the coding sequence GTGACTTCTCCGTTCGATGCCCCGGCCCTCGTTGCCACCCCCGATGACGTCTCCGACGTCGCTGACGTTTCCGACCCTGCGGAACGCGATGCGCTGCCCCAGTACGTGCTGCCGCTGGTCGTCCGGCTGGAGCGGGCCACGCCGCCGGGGCGGACGGATGCGCTGGAGACCTCGGCGCGGGCGGTGCTGACGCTGCTCGCCGATCCCCGGGTGACCGAGGTGGACGGCGAGTGGGCCGCGCGGGTCGCGGCCTGGGAGGACGCCCGGATCCGCAAGGTGGTCCGGCGGGCCCGGGGCGGGGAGTGGCGCCGGGCGCAGGAGCTGCCGGGCATCACGGTGCGAGGGCAGGAGGCGGAGGTGCGGGTGTTCCCGCCGATCCCGCTGGACGGCTGGCCGAAGGAACTCGCCAAACTGCAGGTCTCCGGGACGGACCTGGAGGAGGCCGCCGAGGTCGGTGCGCCCGATCCGGAGCTGCCGGTGTTGTGGCTCAACCCGGAGCTGGAGATGAGCGCGGGCAAGACGATGGCCCAGACCGGGCACGCGGCGCAGCTCGCTTGGTGGCGGCTGGACGCGGCGCAGCGCAAGGAGTGGGCGGAGTCGGGCTTCGCGCTCGCGGTCCGCACGGCTGCGCCGCAGGCGTGGGAGGAACTGGTCCGCAGCGGGCTGCCGGTGGTCCAGGACGCGGGCTTCACGGAGATCGCGCCGGGTAGCTGCACGGTGATCGCGGAGCACCCGGCGCTGCGGTGA
- a CDS encoding YbjQ family protein, which yields MADINEYGGGQGPNADVLVVTTNDIPGFRVDHMIGEVFGLTVRSRHIGSQIGAGLKSLIGGELRGLTKTLVESRNEAMQRLIEQTKARGGNAVLMMRFDVTEAADVGTEVCAYGTAAVISPIG from the coding sequence ATGGCTGACATCAACGAGTACGGCGGCGGGCAGGGCCCGAACGCCGACGTCCTGGTCGTGACCACCAATGACATCCCCGGCTTCCGGGTCGACCACATGATCGGCGAGGTGTTCGGACTCACGGTGCGCAGCCGGCACATCGGCAGCCAGATCGGCGCCGGGCTGAAGTCACTGATCGGCGGCGAGCTGCGGGGTCTGACGAAGACCCTGGTGGAGAGCCGCAACGAGGCGATGCAGCGGCTGATCGAGCAGACCAAGGCGCGCGGCGGGAACGCGGTCCTGATGATGCGCTTCGACGTGACCGAGGCGGCGGACGTCGGCACCGAGGTCTGCGCGTACGGCACCGCCGCGGTGATCTCCCCGATCGGCTGA